The Gossypium hirsutum isolate 1008001.06 chromosome D03, Gossypium_hirsutum_v2.1, whole genome shotgun sequence genomic interval caaaataaaattatataaatataaaagaaaaacccCTTTCCCCTTTCTCCCATTTCCAGTGGTAACTTCGTTTTTTCTATTATCTTGGACTTTGCATCTCTTTCAggtattttccttttcttttcctctttctctTTTAAGACCCagattccatttttttttctaatttctatttgcatttcatgtaatttatacatttttttttaattttcttgttcTGGGTTTTAGCTGCAATTTTTTATAAGCTCTTTTTGCTCTTCAATTTAGAGAAGTATAGCCTTTTTAGAATTTATCtttgggtttaaggtttatttttttattttaagtttgtaGTTTTAAGCTGATACTGCTAAGTGAGTTACAATTTGCGCTAATGGGTCTTTTTTTATTATGAATCTTTTTGAATATAGTTGTTTCTTTTATTCTATGTTTTATGCAGGCACTGAAAAGAGGACTTGACTGTGAAAAATTGAACTTCAAGCTATTTAGGACTCTTTAAATTTTCTAGTTTGTGTCATAGTGCTGGGAAAATGGCGAATGCTATATCGATATCGCCATATTTTAGACCTTCAGATACGAGATCAATGGGGGTACTTAATGTTCTTGGTGGGAGAATATTAATGGAGAATCCTTTAGGGAAACTTAGATGCGGGTCTTCGAGTCCGAGCCAAAGGTCTAATATGCCTCATTTTAGATGTTCCAACAACTCCCATAGCGTTAGTCCATATCAAAATAAGGACCCTTTTCTGAATATGCACCCAGAAGTTTCGATGCTTAGAGGTGAAGGGAATCCTATAGTAACAAACCCAAGAAAGGATAGCTCTAGTCCCGAGAGCTTAGGGGGCATGACGGGTTCAAGTAATTATAATGAGGCTAAGATCAAAGTCATTGGTGTCGGAGGCGGTGGGTCAAATGCTGTTAACCGTATGATAGAGATTGCTTTGAAGGGTGTAGAGTTCTGGATTGTTAACACTGATATTCAAGCCATGAAATTGTCACCTGTCTTTCCTGAGCACCGTTTGCAAATTGGTCAGGAGCTAACTCGGGGTCTTGGTGCTGGTGGAAACCCAGAGATTGGTATGAATGCTGCCAAAGAAAGCAAGGAGTCAATAGAATCAGCTCTTTATGGTGCTGATATGGTTTTTGTTACTGTAAGTCTGCATCCTTATCATTTAGttagaattttaattattacttgTACTGTTACAGTCTGATTTCATGAGTGGTTTCAATTTAAATTACCTCTTTTTTTAGGCTTTTAAAGAACTTACCATGAACTAGACCCCACTATGAAACTGGTCAAGAATATGTGTCAATGAAAATGTTTCAAGCTTCTTATTTATGGTGAATATTCATTGATCATATGGTAAATAAAACTAATCTTGCTACTTATATGCAATTTCTTGTTTCATGGAACTTATTCAATTGACTGAAATCTTAATGAAAGTCATGTCTTATCTCTGCAACTGCAAACTGTTATTACATGCTAAGCATCAGGTGTATGTTTATAGCCATATAAGTTAGCAttgttttggattttaattttgatctaAAGTCACTTGATTTTTGGATTTTAGTTTTGATCTGAAGTTACTTAAAAATTAGCATCTATAATCTTCAAGATGTTCGATTTTCAGTATTTCTGGGTCTTATTATGGCTTGTTTGTCGAGAAATTCTAATGTGTGGTTTTGGATATAGGTTTAGTTGAGGCAAAAGTACCATGTAACCTTTTAGTTGAATGTTTTACATGTGGAGTAGTGTATAATCTATCATATGTTTTACACACTGCTGGGAGGTACTTAGTTAAGCGTTTTAGAAAGGCTCAGTGCCCCATTGTTGAGAGGCTTACAAACTCATTGATCATGCATGGCCGAAACAATGGAAAGAAACTTATGGCAGTCAGGATTGTGAAGCATGCTATGGAAATTATTTATCTCCTGACTGATCAGAACCCAATTCAAGTCATTGTTGATGCCATTATCAACAGGTGGCCTATATGACCTTTAagaatttcctttttcaaatgTATCACTAGCTGACTTTAATCTTTAAAGTAGCAGATGATGTTAATTAAAACATCTTCCAATTCTGGGTTATCTTTGTTGGATCAATCTTTGATAATCCTTGTTGATTTTTGATTGATATAACAGTGGACCTCGTGAAGATGCTACTCGTATTGGTTCTGCTGGTGTTGTGAGGCGTCAGGCTGTTGATATTTCTCCTCTTCGTCGAGTGAATCAAGCCATCTATCTCCTCACCACTGGTAATCGTGAGTCTGCATTCAGAAACATTAAAACTATCGCTGAATGTTTAGCTGATGAGCTTATTAACGCAGCAAAGGGATCATCTAACAGGTAAATAACAGCCTTTGAACTCCCGTGTTTGaaccttattttgctttgaaactAGGAACTGTCCTTGCAATCCCATTTATTTACCACAGCTTGCTTCATCATTCTCGTGTTGTTTGTGCAGCTATGCCATCAAGAAGAAGGACGAAATCGAGAGAGTTGCCAAGGCCAATCGTTGAGGAATTGGTAGGACTTTGCATAAACCATGGCAGTGGACACTTCTGTTTTTTATTCAGTACTTTATAAGTTACCTATTTTGTGTTCCGAACATAATATGAATGTTCCGTTATTTAAGTTGAGATGTTATTGAAGAAAGCATATCCTGTTTTGGTTATATATGTTGTACTTATTTTGCCATGGTTTGAAGCTGTTGAGTTCATCTTTGCTGCAAACAAAGAGATGAGAGTGCTTGATGTGGTTGTTTTGACCACATTAAATCGCCCTGCCTGTTGCTGATAATTAGTACTTAAAAAAGAGACAATTAAAGGAAGAAATCAAATTGAGTTTTTCCAATTATTGAGCAGATGAAATTATACAAgtcttttaaaaatattgttttgaatTTCTAACCCAGCCAATagaagcaaagaaaaaaatattaattggaGCAATTGTACAAACTTCTATTTGAAGTTAAATACAAAGGCCGTAACACTACTGAACCTTTCAACCTGCATTAACAATGGAAGAGACTGCAGTTCATCAACgtcaaattttatatgttttatgaaCATGATTCTCTCTATCTACagataaagaaaattttttttggaactttATACTACAAAAGTCGATTTAATAATCCCCGTTCTAATACTGCTTATGTTGTTTGGCTTGTTTCAGTtggaaatataatttattagttataattattttaaattttattaa includes:
- the LOC121215368 gene encoding cell division protein FtsZ homolog 2-1, chloroplastic, with product MANAISISPYFRPSDTRSMGVLNVLGGRILMENPLGKLRCGSSSPSQRSNMPHFRCSNNSHSVSPYQNKDPFLNMHPEVSMLRGEGNPIVTNPRKDSSSPESLGGMTGSSNYNEAKIKVIGVGGGGSNAVNRMIEIALKGVEFWIVNTDIQAMKLSPVFPEHRLQIGQELTRGLGAGGNPEIGMNAAKESKESIESALYGADMVFVTKLMAVRIVKHAMEIIYLLTDQNPIQVIVDAIINSGPREDATRIGSAGVVRRQAVDISPLRRVNQAIYLLTTGNRESAFRNIKTIAECLADELINAAKGSSNSYAIKKKDEIERVAKANR